The segment ATTTGTCGTTGtaaataaacttgatgatgaagatgatgatgatgtacgATTGTCTAGTCtattatcatgataattatttaggGAATGATCGGTTTGTGATTCGGACAAATATCTTGATGGTGTTGAtggtataatataaaaatcactgaatacaTCATCTTGAAGATCAAGATCATCGTGCCTTTGACGTTTTGGACTTGGATTTTCATTGATACGCATTTCATCACCCAatctgttgataataatttgattaaattaattattaattattaaaatttaattattattatttttattatttttacctttttttagaAGTATTATCTGTATCCATAGTGCCCAACATTAAATTACCACTgagattattttcttttgatgaatcatcaagataattaacaattggtaAGCCataatttcttgttttttcatCACGATTTTCACGTTGTAATCTTCTAACAGCATTATTAATAAGTACTGAACGACATAAACTTGCTTCTGGATCTTCAATACGTCGTAATTTACCAgcagatatttttaataaacgtcTGCGTTCTTCACGTGCACGATACTTTGCTGATATCATTGTTGGTCTACTTCTACGTATTACCAAATCTTCTTCCAGTCGCATTTTAACGTctgtaatcaaaaaaataaataaattattattaatatatgattatgattattagttttttttttcacatatatgtataactgtaaaaataaatatgcgtATACTTGTCAACGAAGCAACAACTTAGCGGTACAAGTACATACTagaattcaaataataataaataaataaatacgctCAATCATTTATATAGCAGCAAAGagagataatatttattaaataaatgtcgtCAAGCAAAAGAGAAACATTGTCAAGTTGAGATGAACAAGAAACCaaggaataattattattttatatttttcaattcgtTGGTTTACTGGTGCACCAATGTGTACGTGTcagtatgatgatgatgatgatgatgtggtGACCCACATAGTACATACCTTCGATCCACCAAAGTCGATGCATGAAACaccaaaatcaaaaataataattacactcggtaatttttattacaacaacaacaacaataatagaagaaaatgtttttaaaaatgaaatttatttttttttattttcttttaatgaaTGTATATGCGGTATTTGTGCTTGCggatatataagtatatacaagtatatatatatatttatagaacttgaagaagaaaaagaagagtAATATAACGAGGGCGCACTGGCctcattgaaatattttttgagagtTTTTGTGGAATTGAAGGGAAATTATATGGAAAATTTTTGAGAGGCCATGAGGATTTTTGAAACGAccctttaaattttattttttttttaattttagttttttcgtCTTGTCATCGTCATTTGTCAACATAAGAATGCATCCGGAGACTTTACCAGACTTTACATGCCGGATGTTAAAACCAagaggaaaaaattaattattttagatgaaaaacttCCTGTCAATGGACACGCGTCTGTCAAAAgtcaaaacaatatattttaaattgattattgtatatatattttgatgatatacACAAAATGACGAttgtaatttgtattttttcatttaaaaaaaaataaaagacaaagcttgatgtaataaataataaaatctcgtaatcgaaataataaaaataattttaaaaagaaaaagtaaatgtGACAGAAAGCAAAGGCCCGCAttctgaaaataattttcgattttCACGCTCGAGGTCTCATATACATGCTTAGCAAACTTTCTCCACCATGAGAAGAGAGATAAAGAGAGATAGAGAGACAGTTGCAAGAGAAGGGTACATAtactttgtaaaaaaaagaaaaaaaagaaaaaaaagtgacggGATCTGGCAAGTTaggtaacaaataaaaataaaaattcgatATTCATCGAGATTATTCTTTCAGGACGctgaagaaacaaaaaaaaaaaaaaaaaatgaacaaagaaataaatcGTGAAATCTAAAACAtattatttaagttttttattattaataataattagccgtatataattattaaaaacaattatttatttatttatatttataataaaaatgttaaataaacgTTGGGTAAATTGCAACAAGTCAAGATGGCCAAGAAACATCGTCGTCATCGGTCTCCGCATATTGCACCAATCGAAACAAATCGAAATAGAAAGTGTCGAGTAGTATAATTCTTGCACGGTAGGGTCACTGAGGGTGGGAGGAGGAAGAGGAGAACATTaaatagatgatgatgatggtggtggtggtggtggtggtgattgCGAGGGACAAGAGGAGGTTTGTTAAGAGTTAagaaatagatatatatattttttttttttttaactaaacgGACATGGTTAGTGAGAGGCCTTGAATGGAATGCATGTACAAAAGCTTGAGGAAATTAACtaaatacatatgtatatttaaaaataaaactcatgtattttaactt is part of the Aphidius gifuensis isolate YNYX2018 linkage group LG1, ASM1490517v1, whole genome shotgun sequence genome and harbors:
- the LOC122860617 gene encoding uncharacterized protein LOC122860617 isoform X1 codes for the protein MLDFEQQANQAQQALASLEEDWHIFEDVKMRLEEDLVIRRSRPTMISAKYRAREERRRLLKISAGKLRRIEDPEASLCRSVLINNAVRRLQRENRDEKTRNYGLPIVNYLDDSSKENNLSGNLMLGTMDTDNTSKKRLGDEMRINENPSPKRQRHDDLDLQDDVFSDFYIIPSTPSRYLSESQTDHSLNNYHDNRLDNRTSSSSSSSSLFTTTNDMDTQMTIGNRSTDQMNNHLMDVNDLGCDRICDFSRFADTAKTLEERLVELHSLDEHFDLTKFERNNNQSCGRAFHDIQTFHNLVPGLET
- the LOC122860617 gene encoding uncharacterized protein LOC122860617 isoform X2 — its product is MHRLWWIEDVKMRLEEDLVIRRSRPTMISAKYRAREERRRLLKISAGKLRRIEDPEASLCRSVLINNAVRRLQRENRDEKTRNYGLPIVNYLDDSSKENNLSGNLMLGTMDTDNTSKKRLGDEMRINENPSPKRQRHDDLDLQDDVFSDFYIIPSTPSRYLSESQTDHSLNNYHDNRLDNRTSSSSSSSSLFTTTNDMDTQMTIGNRSTDQMNNHLMDVNDLGCDRICDFSRFADTAKTLEERLVELHSLDEHFDLTKFERNNNQSCGRAFHDIQTFHNLVPGLET